GTCCTTGCCACAAAGGGTCGCTTCGGGGTGTGGCTGTGGCGAGCACTTGATGTCGCAGTGGTTCTGGCAGCCGCATGGTTGGTCTGGTTCCAGCACACGGCATTCTTCGTTGAGCGCGCTCTTTGCCCGTATTGCTTGGTCACATGGTTTGTCACGATCCCGCTGATCGTGCAGGTCCTCGCGCGTTCTGCGCAGGCCGGGCACTTCCCTGTGCCTGATGCGGCACGCCGTTTCTTGGTTCACGGCCGGTGGTGGATCGTGGCCGCGGTCTACGCCGTGGTGGTGGTCATGGCAGTGGTGATCTTCTGGGATACGTGGAAGATTGTTCTCTGACAATGTGTAAGGCGTGGGTACTTTGCCTAGCAACGCCTGAGCATTAGCAACGGTACAACCTAGCAACGTCCATACCTTGACAATGCCTAAACCCAAGCAACGTCCATACCTTGACAATGCCTAAATGCGGAAAGTGCGCGGACCAGATACGATCCGCGCACTTTCTGCACGTATGGCGATTGCGGGGCCTTAGCCTCACGCAAGCTTGTACATATCCTCTGGAACACTTTCGCCAAAACCCAGTTCGCGAAGTGCTACGCGGACCTTTTCAGTATCCTCATCCATTCGCTCGGCTGGCACATCGTGCATCGCGTTCGCGAACACGATATCTGCCTCACTGCGTGCGGGAATCACGTGGATGTGTACGTGTGGTACCTCCATCCCAGCAATCATGGTCATGGCCCGTGAGATGTCAAATGCGCGTTCTTGGGCACGGCCAACACGTTGAGCTACCACACTTATATGAGCAAAGGTCTGTTCACTGAGCTCTGTGAAGCGCGATACCTCGGCTCGTGGAACCACGAGCATGTGCCCGTAATTGATTGGTTCGATCGTGGCGAAGACGACGCACGTTTCATCCGCATAGACGAACCGGCCGGGGATATTTCCAGCGATGATCTCAGTAAAGACGCTCATAAAGCCAGTCTAGAGCGTGAGAGCAGCGTTGTGGGGGAGCGCGGTGGCACTTCTGCGGTGGGCTGGCTTGCTACGTCTCACAGCGGGCAATTCCAAGGCTTCGGCCCCCCTGAGATAGTCTTATCTATGGATTATGAGCACATCACGTGCGTGTCAAAGGAGAGCAATGAGTACGCAGGCGTCCGGCGTCGAAGCTACCCCGTTCCGCTACACAGCCAATCTGGCCAGTCAGATTGAGGCACAGTGGCAAGAACGGTGGGATTCTGAGGGTACCTTCAACGCGAGCAACCCAGTTGGGGATCTCGCGGGTGAAGTGCCAGCCGAAAAGTTCTACATTCTCGATATGTTCCCTTACCCTTCCGGCAAGGGCCTCCATGTTGGCCACCCGCTTGGCTACATCGCGACTGACACTGTGGCGCGCTACCAGCGCATGAAGGGCAAGAACGTCCTCTACACCATGGGCTATGACGCTTTTGGTTTGCCTGCTGAACAGTATGCCGTTCAGACAGGGCAGCATCCGCGGATCACCACGGAGCAGAATATTGAGAACATGCGGCGCCAACTCCACCGTATTGGCCTTTCACATGATGTGCGCCGCTCGTTCGCGACGACGGACGTTGAATATGTCAAGTGGACTCAATGGATTTTCCTCCAGGTGTTCAATTCTTGGTTTGACCCGAACGCGCCGCGCCGCGACGGCCGTGGCATCGGGGCCGCTCGTCCTGTCACTGAGCTTCGCGAGAAGCTGGCTTCAGGAGAAGTAGCTGTTCCGGATGGTCGTTCGTGGCTGGAGCTGACCCCACGCGAACAGAACGAGGTTGTTGACGGATTCCGCCTCGCCTATGTATCCGAGGCGCCCGTGAACTGGTGCCCAGGATTGGGCACTGTGCTTGCCAACGAAGAAGTGACGGCTGACGGCCGTTCCGAGCGTGGCAATTACCCTGTGTTCAAACGGAATCTGCGTCAGTGGATGATGCGGATCACGGCCTTTGCAGACCGCCTTGTCGATGATCTGGACACCATCGATTGGCCAGAGAAGGTCCGCTCCATGCAGCGCAACTGGATCGGCCGGTCTGAAGGTGCTTCGGTTACATTCACCGTTCCAGCAGCGGGCGGAGCAGCGCTTGAGGTTTACACAACGCGCCCCGATACCTTGTTCGGTGCGACTTTCATGGTCGTGGCACCAGAGCATGAGATCTTGGGCGGCACCATGCCCGGTGCGTCTGATGATGCCTCAGAACTCACTGTTCCAGCCGTATGGCCGGAAGGTACGAAGGAAGCTTGGACGGGTGGGTTTGCCACTCCAGCCGATGCAGTCGCTGCCTATCGGGCCGATGCAGCGCACAAATCTGAAGTTGAACGCGCAGATGAGGGCCGCACAAAGACAGGCGTATTCTCTGGATTGTTTGGCGTGAACCCCGTTAACGGCAAGCAGATCCCCGTGTTCGTCGCTGACTACGTGCTCATGGGTTACGGAACCGGTGCGATCATGGCCGTTCCTGCGCACGATGATCGTGACTGGGCATTTGCGAACAAGTACGAACTGGATATTGTGCGGACCATCGGACCTGCCGAAGATCCATACGGTCCGGACCTGACGGTGAGTGCGTACACCGCGGGCGGCGTCGCCGTCGACTCCGCACATGACGCGCTTGATCTCAACGGCCTCGAGAAGGATGAGGCCAAGGCCGCCATGACCGCGTGGCTGGAGCAGACCGGAAAGGGTCACGCCACCGTGACTCACCGCCTGCGCGATTGGCTGTTCTCCCGCCAACGGTATTGGGGTGAACCATTCCCTGTGGTCTGGGACGCCGACGGCAATGTGCACGCACTTCCGGAGTCCGCACTACCCATCGAACTGCCGGAGATCAGCGATTACTCCCCGAAGTCATACGATCCGGAAGATGCGGATTCTTCGCCTGAACCACCGCTGGGCCGCGCCTCGGACTGGGTGGAAGTCGAACTTGATCTGGGTGATGGCCTGAAGAAGTATCACCGCGATACGAACACCATGCCACAGTGGGCGGGTTCGTGCTGGTATGAGCTTCGCTATGCGGATCCAACCAACCCGGATACGTTCTGCGCGCCTGAGAATGAGTCTTACTGGATGGGCCCGCGCCCGGAGAACGGCAACATTTCTGGTGGCACTGACTTGTATGTTGGTGGCGTCGAGCATGCGGTTCTGCACTTGCTCTATGCGCGTTTTTGGCACAAGGTCCTCTTTGATCTGGGCTATGTCAGTTCCTTCGAGCCCTTCCACAAGCTGTTCAACCAGGGCTACGTTCAGGCCTACGCGTATACCGATTCGCGCGGCCAGTACGTGCCTGCTGATGAAGTCGAAGAGTCCGGTATTGGCGACGACGGCGAACCTGCTTACGTATGGAACGGCCAGACAGTTCACCGCGAGTACGGCAAGATGGGCAAGTCGCTCAAGAACATCGTGACACCTGACACCATGTGCGAGGAGTACGGAGCTGATACGTTCCGGGTCTACGAAATGTCAATGGGCCCGCTCGATGTGTCA
The DNA window shown above is from Changpingibacter yushuensis and carries:
- a CDS encoding HIT family protein, coding for MSVFTEIIAGNIPGRFVYADETCVVFATIEPINYGHMLVVPRAEVSRFTELSEQTFAHISVVAQRVGRAQERAFDISRAMTMIAGMEVPHVHIHVIPARSEADIVFANAMHDVPAERMDEDTEKVRVALRELGFGESVPEDMYKLA
- a CDS encoding leucine--tRNA ligase, whose protein sequence is MSTQASGVEATPFRYTANLASQIEAQWQERWDSEGTFNASNPVGDLAGEVPAEKFYILDMFPYPSGKGLHVGHPLGYIATDTVARYQRMKGKNVLYTMGYDAFGLPAEQYAVQTGQHPRITTEQNIENMRRQLHRIGLSHDVRRSFATTDVEYVKWTQWIFLQVFNSWFDPNAPRRDGRGIGAARPVTELREKLASGEVAVPDGRSWLELTPREQNEVVDGFRLAYVSEAPVNWCPGLGTVLANEEVTADGRSERGNYPVFKRNLRQWMMRITAFADRLVDDLDTIDWPEKVRSMQRNWIGRSEGASVTFTVPAAGGAALEVYTTRPDTLFGATFMVVAPEHEILGGTMPGASDDASELTVPAVWPEGTKEAWTGGFATPADAVAAYRADAAHKSEVERADEGRTKTGVFSGLFGVNPVNGKQIPVFVADYVLMGYGTGAIMAVPAHDDRDWAFANKYELDIVRTIGPAEDPYGPDLTVSAYTAGGVAVDSAHDALDLNGLEKDEAKAAMTAWLEQTGKGHATVTHRLRDWLFSRQRYWGEPFPVVWDADGNVHALPESALPIELPEISDYSPKSYDPEDADSSPEPPLGRASDWVEVELDLGDGLKKYHRDTNTMPQWAGSCWYELRYADPTNPDTFCAPENESYWMGPRPENGNISGGTDLYVGGVEHAVLHLLYARFWHKVLFDLGYVSSFEPFHKLFNQGYVQAYAYTDSRGQYVPADEVEESGIGDDGEPAYVWNGQTVHREYGKMGKSLKNIVTPDTMCEEYGADTFRVYEMSMGPLDVSRPWETRAVVGSQRFLQRLWRNVVDETTGAVTVVESEPDAETAKLLARTIADVTAEYDGMRINTAVAKMIILNNHLTSLNAVPRKAAESLILMVAPVAPHVAEELWNKLGHGQSLAREPFPVVEDESLLVDSTVKCVVQVKGKLRDLLEVAADISSEDLTALALASQKVQKYLDGEPRKVIVRAPNLVNIVP